A portion of the Bacteroides faecium genome contains these proteins:
- the rpsC gene encoding 30S ribosomal protein S3 translates to MGQKVNPISNRLGIIRGWDSNWYGGNDYGDSLLEDSKIRKYLNARLAKASVSRIVIERTLKLVTITVCTARPGIIIGKGGQEVDKLKEELKKVTDKDIQINIFEVKRPELDAVIVANNIARQVEGKIAYRRAIKMAIANTMRMGAEGIKIQISGRLNGAEMARSEMYKEGRTPLHTFRADIDYCHAEALTKVGLLGIKVWICRGEVFGKRELAPNFTQSKESGRGNNGGNNGGKNFKRKKNNR, encoded by the coding sequence ATGGGACAAAAAGTTAATCCAATAAGCAACCGTTTAGGAATTATCAGAGGATGGGATTCTAACTGGTATGGTGGAAATGATTACGGTGATTCTTTGCTGGAAGATAGCAAAATCCGTAAATATCTTAATGCAAGACTTGCAAAGGCAAGTGTATCAAGAATCGTAATTGAACGTACGCTGAAGCTCGTTACTATTACTGTTTGTACTGCTCGCCCGGGTATTATTATCGGTAAAGGTGGCCAAGAAGTTGATAAGTTAAAAGAGGAGTTGAAGAAGGTTACCGACAAAGATATTCAAATCAATATCTTTGAAGTGAAAAGACCTGAACTGGATGCTGTGATTGTTGCTAACAATATCGCTCGCCAGGTAGAAGGTAAAATTGCCTATCGCCGTGCCATCAAGATGGCTATCGCAAATACAATGCGTATGGGTGCTGAAGGTATCAAAATTCAGATTTCAGGACGTTTGAATGGAGCTGAAATGGCTCGTTCTGAAATGTATAAAGAAGGAAGGACTCCGTTGCACACTTTCAGAGCTGATATCGACTACTGTCATGCAGAAGCATTGACTAAGGTAGGTTTGCTGGGTATCAAAGTTTGGATTTGTAGAGGTGAAGTATTTGGTAAGAGAGAATTAGCTCCGAACTTTACACAAAGCAAAGAAAGTGGTCGTGGAAACAATGGTGGAAACAACGGCGGAAAGAACTTCAAAAGAAAGAAAAATAATCGCTAA
- the rplR gene encoding 50S ribosomal protein L18 — protein sequence MTTKIERRVKIKYSVRNKISGTTERPRMSVFRSNKQIYVQIIDDLSGKTLAAASSLGVTEKVSKKEQAAKVGEMIAKKAQEAGITTVVFDRNGYLYHGRVKEVADAARNGGLKF from the coding sequence ATGACAACAAAAATAGAAAGACGAGTTAAGATCAAATATAGCGTACGCAATAAGATTTCAGGTACTACTGAACGTCCGCGTATGAGTGTATTTAGAAGTAACAAGCAAATTTATGTCCAGATTATCGATGATCTTTCTGGTAAGACACTGGCTGCTGCTTCTTCTTTAGGTGTGACTGAGAAGGTTTCTAAAAAAGAACAAGCTGCTAAAGTTGGTGAAATGATTGCTAAAAAGGCTCAGGAAGCAGGTATAACTACTGTTGTTTTCGACCGTAATGGTTACTTGTATCATGGGAGAGTAAAAGAAGTAGCTGATGCTGCTCGTAACGGTGGACTTAAATTTTAA
- the rpsQ gene encoding 30S ribosomal protein S17, which produces MISLMEARNLRKERTGVVVSNKMDKTITVAAKFKEKHPIYGKFVSKTKKYHAHDEKNECNIGDTVSIMETRPLSKTKRWRLVEIIERAK; this is translated from the coding sequence ATGATCAGCTTGATGGAAGCAAGAAATTTAAGAAAAGAAAGAACAGGGGTTGTTGTGAGCAATAAGATGGATAAGACTATCACAGTTGCTGCCAAATTTAAGGAAAAACACCCTATATATGGTAAGTTCGTTAGCAAAACGAAGAAGTACCATGCTCACGATGAAAAGAATGAATGCAATATCGGTGATACTGTAAGCATCATGGAAACTCGTCCTTTGAGCAAGACTAAAAGATGGAGATTAGTAGAAATAATTGAAAGAGCTAAGTAA
- the rplP gene encoding 50S ribosomal protein L16, which translates to MLQPKKTKFRRQQKGRQKGIAQRGNQLAFGSFGIKALETKWITGRQIEAARIAVTRYMQRQGQIWIRIFPDKPITRKPADVRMGKGKGAPEGFVAPVTPGRIIIEAEGVSYEIAKEALRLAAQKLPITTKFVVRRDYDIQNQNA; encoded by the coding sequence ATGTTACAACCGAAAAAGACAAAATTCAGAAGACAACAAAAAGGCCGTCAGAAAGGTATTGCTCAGAGAGGCAATCAGTTGGCCTTCGGTTCTTTTGGCATAAAGGCTTTGGAGACTAAGTGGATTACAGGCCGTCAGATCGAAGCTGCTCGTATTGCAGTAACAAGATATATGCAACGTCAAGGACAGATCTGGATCCGTATATTCCCGGACAAACCGATCACTAGAAAACCTGCCGATGTACGTATGGGTAAAGGTAAAGGTGCTCCGGAAGGATTTGTGGCTCCTGTGACTCCAGGTAGAATCATTATTGAAGCTGAAGGAGTATCTTACGAAATCGCGAAAGAAGCATTGCGCTTAGCTGCTCAAAAGCTTCCTATTACAACGAAGTTTGTCGTAAGACGTGATTATGATATTCAAAATCAAAATGCGTAA
- the rpsS gene encoding 30S ribosomal protein S19: MSRSLKKGPYINVKLEKRIFAMNESGKKVVVKTWARASMISPDFVGHTVAVHNGNKFIPVYVTENMVGHKLGEFAPTRTFRGHAGNKKR, encoded by the coding sequence ATGAGTCGTTCATTAAAAAAAGGTCCATATATTAACGTAAAGCTTGAAAAGAGAATTTTTGCCATGAATGAATCGGGCAAGAAAGTCGTAGTAAAGACTTGGGCCAGAGCTTCAATGATTTCGCCTGATTTTGTAGGCCATACAGTTGCAGTTCACAATGGAAATAAATTTATTCCTGTTTATGTTACCGAGAATATGGTAGGACACAAGTTGGGCGAATTTGCTCCAACTCGTACATTCAGAGGACACGCTGGTAACAAGAAAAGATAA
- the rplV gene encoding 50S ribosomal protein L22: protein MGARKKISAEKRKEALKTMYFAKLQNVPTSPRKMRLVADMIRGMEVNRALGVLKFSSKEAAARVEKLLRSAIANWEQKNERKAESGELFVTQIFVDGGATLKRMRPAPQGRGYRIRKRSNHVTLFVGAKSNNEDQN from the coding sequence ATGGGAGCAAGAAAAAAAATATCGGCTGAAAAGAGAAAAGAAGCCCTTAAGACCATGTATTTTGCAAAATTGCAAAATGTTCCTACTTCTCCACGTAAGATGCGTCTGGTTGCAGACATGATCCGTGGTATGGAAGTGAACAGAGCACTTGGTGTTTTGAAATTTTCTTCAAAAGAAGCTGCTGCAAGAGTGGAAAAATTGCTTCGCTCTGCAATTGCTAACTGGGAACAGAAAAACGAACGTAAAGCAGAAAGCGGCGAGTTGTTCGTAACACAGATTTTTGTTGATGGTGGCGCTACACTCAAAAGAATGAGACCGGCACCCCAGGGTAGAGGTTATAGAATTCGCAAACGTTCAAATCACGTAACATTGTTCGTTGGTGCTAAAAGTAATAACGAAGATCAAAATTAA
- the rplX gene encoding 50S ribosomal protein L24 encodes MSKLHIKKGDTVYVNAGEDKGKTGRVLKVLVKEGRAFVEGINMVSKSTKPNAKNPQGGIVKQEASIHISNLNPVDPKTGKATRIGRKVSSLEGKRTVVRYSKKSGEEIK; translated from the coding sequence ATGAGTAAATTACATATTAAAAAAGGCGATACAGTTTACGTAAATGCTGGTGAAGATAAGGGCAAAACTGGTCGTGTATTGAAGGTTCTTGTTAAAGAAGGACGTGCATTTGTAGAAGGTATCAATATGGTATCTAAAAGCACAAAACCGAATGCAAAGAATCCGCAAGGTGGTATTGTGAAGCAGGAAGCTTCTATCCACATTTCAAACTTGAACCCGGTTGATCCAAAAACTGGTAAAGCAACGCGTATTGGGAGAAAAGTAAGTTCTTTGGAAGGTAAAAGAACTGTAGTGCGTTATTCTAAAAAATCAGGAGAGGAGATTAAGTAA
- the rplW gene encoding 50S ribosomal protein L23 produces MGIIIKPLVTEKMTAITDKLNRFGFVVRPDANKLEIKKEVEALYNVTVIDVNTVKYAGKNKSRYTKAGIINGRTNAFKKAIVTLKEGDTIDFYSNI; encoded by the coding sequence ATGGGAATTATTATTAAACCGTTGGTAACAGAAAAAATGACTGCAATCACTGATAAGCTGAATCGTTTCGGCTTTGTTGTGCGTCCTGATGCTAACAAACTGGAAATTAAGAAGGAAGTTGAAGCTCTTTATAATGTTACTGTAATTGATGTGAATACTGTAAAGTATGCTGGCAAAAATAAGAGCCGTTATACCAAAGCAGGTATCATCAATGGCCGTACGAATGCATTCAAAAAAGCAATCGTGACATTGAAAGAAGGAGATACTATTGATTTTTATAGCAATATTTAA
- the rpsE gene encoding 30S ribosomal protein S5 — protein MAGVNNRVKITNDIELKDRLVAINRVTKVTKGGRTFSFSAIVVVGNEEGIIGWGLGKAGEVTAAIAKGVESAKKNLVKVPILKGTVPHEQSARFGGAEVFIKPASHGTGVVAGGAMRAVLESVGVTDVLAKSKGSSNPHNLVKATIEALSEMRDARMVAQNRGISVEKVFRG, from the coding sequence ATGGCAGGAGTTAATAATAGAGTTAAGATTACTAACGATATAGAACTGAAAGATAGATTGGTTGCTATTAATCGTGTTACTAAAGTTACCAAAGGTGGTAGAACTTTTAGTTTCTCTGCAATCGTTGTTGTAGGTAACGAAGAAGGTATCATTGGTTGGGGACTTGGTAAAGCAGGTGAAGTAACAGCTGCTATCGCTAAAGGTGTTGAGTCAGCTAAAAAGAACCTGGTGAAAGTACCTATTTTGAAAGGTACTGTTCCTCATGAACAATCTGCTAGATTTGGTGGTGCTGAAGTATTCATCAAACCTGCATCTCACGGAACTGGTGTTGTAGCCGGTGGTGCTATGCGTGCTGTATTGGAAAGTGTTGGTGTAACTGACGTTTTGGCAAAATCAAAGGGTTCTTCAAATCCGCATAACCTTGTTAAAGCTACAATCGAAGCTTTAAGTGAAATGCGTGACGCAAGAATGGTTGCTCAGAACAGAGGTATTAGTGTTGAAAAAGTATTTAGAGGATAA
- the rpsN gene encoding 30S ribosomal protein S14, with product MAKESMKAREVKRAKLVAKFAEKRAALKQIVRTGEPADAFEAAQKLQELPKNSNPIRMHNRCKLTGRPKGYIRQFGVSRIQFREMASNGLIPGVKKASW from the coding sequence ATGGCAAAGGAATCAATGAAAGCACGTGAAGTAAAACGTGCTAAATTAGTAGCCAAATTCGCCGAAAAAAGAGCTGCTTTGAAACAAATCGTTAGAACAGGTGAGCCTGCTGACGCTTTCGAAGCTGCACAGAAGTTGCAAGAGTTGCCGAAGAATTCTAATCCGATTCGTATGCACAACCGCTGCAAACTGACTGGTCGTCCTAAAGGTTATATTCGCCAATTCGGAGTTTCAAGAATTCAATTCCGTGAAATGGCATCTAACGGACTGATCCCAGGCGTAAAGAAAGCAAGCTGGTAA
- the rpsJ gene encoding 30S ribosomal protein S10: MSQKIRIKLKSYDHNLVDKSAEKIVRTVKATGAIVSGPIPLPTHKRIFTVNRSTFVNKKSREQFELSSYKRLIDIYSSTAKTVDALMKLELPSGVEVEIKV, from the coding sequence ATGAGTCAGAAAATTAGAATTAAATTGAAATCTTACGACCACAACTTGGTTGACAAATCAGCTGAGAAGATTGTAAGAACCGTAAAGGCTACGGGTGCTATTGTTAGTGGTCCAATTCCTCTTCCTACGCACAAGCGTATCTTTACAGTGAACCGCTCGACTTTCGTTAACAAAAAGTCTCGTGAACAGTTTGAACTTTCTTCTTATAAGAGATTGATCGACATTTATAGCTCAACAGCTAAGACAGTGGACGCTCTGATGAAGTTGGAGTTACCGAGTGGTGTGGAAGTAGAAATTAAAGTTTGA
- the rplE gene encoding 50S ribosomal protein L5, translated as MSNTASLKKEYAERIAPALKSQFQYSSTMQIPVLKKIVINQGLGMAVADKKIIEVAINEMTAITGQKAVATISRKDIANFKLRKKMPIGVMVTLRRERMYEFLEKLVRVALPRIRDFKGIESKFDGKGNYTLGIQEQIIFPEINIDSITRILGMNITFVTSAETDEEGYALLKEFGLPFKNAKKD; from the coding sequence ATGAGTAATACTGCTAGTCTTAAGAAAGAATATGCAGAGCGTATAGCACCTGCATTGAAATCACAGTTCCAGTATTCTTCTACAATGCAGATACCCGTACTTAAGAAGATTGTTATCAATCAGGGTTTAGGTATGGCTGTTGCCGATAAGAAGATTATTGAAGTTGCAATCAATGAAATGACGGCTATTACAGGTCAGAAAGCTGTAGCTACCATTTCTCGTAAAGATATCGCAAACTTTAAGTTGCGTAAAAAAATGCCGATCGGCGTTATGGTAACTTTACGCCGTGAAAGAATGTACGAATTCCTTGAAAAATTGGTTCGTGTAGCTCTTCCTCGTATCCGTGACTTCAAAGGTATCGAAAGTAAGTTTGATGGTAAAGGTAACTATACCCTTGGTATTCAGGAACAAATCATTTTCCCTGAAATAAATATCGATAGTATTACAAGAATTCTCGGAATGAATATTACCTTTGTAACCTCTGCGGAAACAGATGAAGAAGGTTATGCATTGCTGAAGGAATTCGGTTTACCTTTTAAAAACGCTAAAAAAGACTAA
- the rplC gene encoding 50S ribosomal protein L3: MPGLLGKKIGMTSVFSADGKNVPCTVIEAGPCVVTQIKTVEKDGYAAVQLGFQDKKEKHTTKPLMGHFKRAGVTPKRHLAEFKEFETELNLGDTITVELFDGADFVDVVGTSKGKGFQGVVKRHGFGGVGQATHGQHNRARKPGSIGACSYPAKVFKGMRMGGQLGGDRVTVQNLQVLKVIADHNLLLIKGSIPGCKGSIVLIEK, translated from the coding sequence ATGCCAGGATTATTAGGAAAAAAAATCGGAATGACATCCGTTTTCAGTGCCGATGGTAAGAATGTACCATGCACTGTTATCGAAGCAGGTCCTTGTGTTGTTACTCAGATTAAAACTGTAGAGAAAGATGGCTATGCAGCTGTTCAGTTGGGTTTCCAGGACAAAAAGGAAAAACATACAACTAAACCGTTGATGGGTCACTTCAAAAGAGCTGGGGTAACACCGAAGAGACACTTGGCTGAGTTCAAAGAATTTGAAACAGAATTGAATCTGGGTGATACAATTACCGTAGAGTTGTTTGATGGCGCTGACTTTGTTGACGTTGTTGGTACTTCTAAAGGTAAAGGTTTCCAGGGTGTAGTAAAAAGACATGGTTTTGGTGGTGTGGGTCAGGCTACTCACGGTCAGCACAACCGCGCTCGTAAACCGGGTTCTATTGGAGCTTGTTCTTACCCTGCAAAAGTATTCAAAGGAATGCGCATGGGTGGACAACTTGGTGGTGACAGAGTCACTGTACAAAACTTGCAGGTATTAAAAGTAATCGCGGATCATAACCTTCTTTTGATTAAAGGTTCTATCCCGGGTTGCAAAGGTTCAATCGTATTAATTGAGAAATAA
- the rplD gene encoding 50S ribosomal protein L4, whose product MEVNVYNIKGEDTGRKVTLNESIFGIEPNDHAIYLDVKQFMANQRQGTHKSKERSEISGSTRKIGRQKGGGGARRGDMNSPVLVGGARVFGPKPRDYFFKLNKKVKTLARKSALSYKAQNNAIVVVEDFNFEAPKTKDFVAMTKNLKVSDKKLLVILPEANKNVYLSARNIEGANVQTISGLNTYRVLNAGVVVLTENSLKAIDNILI is encoded by the coding sequence ATGGAAGTTAACGTATATAACATTAAAGGTGAAGACACTGGGAGAAAGGTTACGTTAAACGAATCTATCTTCGGAATTGAGCCCAACGACCACGCTATCTATTTGGACGTAAAACAATTTATGGCCAACCAGCGTCAGGGTACTCACAAGTCAAAAGAAAGAAGTGAAATCAGTGGTTCTACTCGTAAAATCGGTCGTCAGAAAGGTGGCGGTGGAGCACGTCGTGGTGATATGAACTCACCGGTTCTCGTTGGTGGTGCACGTGTTTTCGGCCCGAAGCCAAGAGATTACTTCTTCAAATTGAATAAAAAAGTTAAGACATTGGCTCGTAAGTCTGCTTTGTCTTATAAAGCTCAAAACAATGCAATCGTTGTTGTAGAAGATTTCAATTTCGAAGCTCCGAAGACAAAGGATTTCGTTGCAATGACAAAAAATCTTAAAGTTTCCGATAAAAAGCTACTTGTGATTTTACCGGAAGCAAATAAAAACGTATATTTGTCAGCTCGTAACATCGAGGGTGCTAATGTACAGACTATTTCAGGATTAAATACTTACAGAGTATTGAATGCTGGAGTTGTTGTGCTTACAGAAAACTCTCTGAAGGCTATTGACAATATCTTAATTTAA
- the rpmC gene encoding 50S ribosomal protein L29: MKIAEIKEMTTSDLVERVEAETANYDQMVINHSISPLENPAQIKQLRRTIARMKTELRQRELNNK; encoded by the coding sequence ATGAAAATTGCAGAAATTAAAGAAATGACTACTAGTGATTTAGTAGAAAGAGTAGAGGCAGAAACAGCTAATTATGACCAGATGGTTATCAATCATTCTATTTCTCCTTTGGAAAATCCTGCTCAAATCAAACAATTACGCAGGACTATTGCGCGTATGAAAACTGAGTTACGCCAAAGAGAACTTAACAATAAATGA
- the rplN gene encoding 50S ribosomal protein L14 has product MIQVESRLTVCDNSGAKEAMCIRVLGGTRRRYASVGDVIVVSVKSVIPSSDVKKGAVSKALIVRTKKEIRRPDGSYIRFDDNACVLLNNAGEIRGSRIFGPVARELRATNMKVVSLAPEVL; this is encoded by the coding sequence ATGATACAAGTAGAATCCAGACTTACAGTATGTGATAACAGTGGAGCTAAAGAGGCTATGTGTATCCGCGTTTTGGGTGGTACACGTCGTCGTTACGCTTCGGTGGGGGATGTCATTGTTGTTTCAGTGAAGAGTGTTATCCCTTCTAGTGATGTTAAAAAAGGTGCAGTATCAAAGGCTTTGATTGTACGTACAAAAAAAGAAATCCGTCGTCCTGATGGTTCTTATATACGTTTTGATGATAATGCTTGCGTGTTGTTGAATAATGCAGGTGAAATTAGAGGAAGTCGTATTTTCGGTCCTGTAGCAAGAGAACTTCGTGCTACTAACATGAAAGTTGTGTCACTTGCGCCTGAGGTACTTTAA
- the rpsH gene encoding 30S ribosomal protein S8 yields MTDPIADYLTRLRNAIGAKHRVVEVPASNLKKEITKILFEKGYILNYKFVEDGPQGTIKVALKYDSVNKVNAIKKLERISSPGMRKYTGYKDMPRVINGLGIAIISTSKGVMTNKEAAELKIGGEVLCYVY; encoded by the coding sequence ATGACTGATCCAATAGCAGATTATTTGACGAGGTTGCGGAACGCGATTGGTGCTAAGCACAGAGTTGTTGAAGTTCCCGCTTCGAACTTGAAAAAAGAAATCACTAAGATTCTTTTTGAAAAAGGCTACATTCTTAACTATAAGTTTGTAGAAGATGGTCCTCAAGGAACTATTAAGGTTGCCTTGAAGTATGATTCTGTTAACAAAGTTAACGCAATCAAAAAATTAGAAAGAATATCTTCTCCGGGTATGCGTAAGTATACTGGTTATAAAGATATGCCGCGTGTTATTAATGGGTTGGGTATTGCTATAATATCTACTTCCAAAGGTGTAATGACTAACAAAGAGGCTGCAGAACTGAAGATTGGTGGTGAAGTCTTGTGTTATGTATATTAA
- the rplF gene encoding 50S ribosomal protein L6, giving the protein MSRIGKLPISIPAGVTVTLKDDVVTVKGPKGEMSQYVNPAINVAIEDGHVTLTENDKEMLDNPKQKHAFHGLYRSLVHNMVVGVSEGYKKELELVGVGYRASNQGNIIELALGYTHNIFIQLPVEVKVETKSERNKNPLIILESCDKQLLGQVCSKIRSFRKPEPYKGKGIKFVGEVIRRKSGKSAGAK; this is encoded by the coding sequence ATGTCAAGAATAGGAAAATTACCCATTAGTATTCCTGCTGGAGTGACAGTCACTCTGAAGGATGATGTGGTTACCGTAAAGGGACCCAAAGGCGAAATGAGCCAATATGTGAATCCTGCTATCAATGTTGCCATTGAAGATGGACACGTGACTTTAACAGAAAACGATAAAGAAATGCTTGATAACCCGAAGCAAAAACACGCTTTCCACGGTTTGTATCGTTCATTGGTTCATAACATGGTTGTGGGCGTATCTGAAGGATATAAAAAAGAGTTGGAACTTGTCGGTGTAGGTTATCGTGCTTCTAACCAAGGTAACATCATTGAACTGGCTTTAGGTTATACACACAATATTTTCATCCAATTGCCTGTTGAGGTAAAAGTTGAAACTAAGTCTGAAAGAAATAAGAATCCTCTTATCATATTGGAATCGTGTGACAAACAGTTGCTTGGTCAAGTTTGCTCTAAAATACGTTCTTTCCGTAAGCCTGAACCATATAAGGGTAAAGGTATTAAGTTTGTTGGCGAAGTAATTCGTAGAAAGTCTGGTAAATCAGCCGGCGCTAAGTAA
- the rplB gene encoding 50S ribosomal protein L2 translates to MAVRKFKPTTPGQRHKIIGTFEEITASVPEKSLVYGKKSSGGRNNEGKMTMRYMGGGHRKVIRIVDFKRNKDGVPAVVKTIEYDPNRSARIALLFYADGEKRYIIAPNGLQVGTTLMSGETAAPEIGNALPLQNIPVGTVIHNIELRPGQGAALVRSAGNFAQLTSREGKYCVIKLPSGEVRQILSTCKATIGSVGNSDHGLESSGKAGRSRWQGRRPRNRGVVMNPVDHPMGGGEGRASGGHPRSRKGLYAKGLKTRAPKKQSSKYIIERRKK, encoded by the coding sequence ATGGCAGTACGTAAATTTAAGCCCACAACACCGGGGCAAAGACATAAAATTATTGGTACTTTCGAGGAAATTACTGCATCAGTACCAGAAAAGTCTCTTGTATATGGTAAGAAATCATCTGGCGGTCGTAACAACGAAGGTAAGATGACTATGCGCTACATGGGTGGCGGTCATAGAAAGGTGATTAGAATTGTTGATTTCAAGAGAAATAAGGACGGTGTTCCGGCAGTGGTTAAGACAATTGAATACGATCCGAATCGTTCGGCTCGTATTGCTTTGTTATTCTATGCTGATGGAGAAAAAAGATATATTATTGCTCCCAATGGATTGCAAGTTGGCACGACTCTGATGTCAGGTGAAACAGCAGCGCCAGAGATTGGTAATGCTCTTCCTCTTCAAAACATTCCGGTGGGTACTGTGATTCACAATATCGAATTACGTCCGGGACAGGGTGCTGCTCTGGTTCGTTCGGCTGGTAACTTTGCACAGTTGACTTCTCGTGAGGGTAAGTATTGTGTAATCAAGTTACCTTCAGGTGAAGTAAGACAGATTCTTAGCACATGTAAAGCTACTATCGGTAGTGTAGGTAACTCTGATCATGGATTGGAAAGTTCAGGTAAAGCTGGACGCTCTCGTTGGCAAGGACGTCGTCCTCGTAACCGTGGTGTTGTTATGAACCCGGTTGATCACCCGATGGGTGGTGGTGAAGGACGTGCTTCAGGAGGTCATCCAAGATCACGTAAGGGATTGTACGCTAAGGGACTTAAGACTAGAGCTCCTAAGAAACAATCATCTAAGTACATTATTGAGAGAAGAAAAAAGTAA